One genomic region from Augochlora pura isolate Apur16 chromosome 7, APUR_v2.2.1, whole genome shotgun sequence encodes:
- the Scamc gene encoding short Calcium-binding Mitochondrial Carrier isoform X5, which yields MDIGEDIGVPEDFTTSEMVSGMWWRHLVSGGVAGAVSRTCTAPLDRIKVYLQVHGTRHCKIMSCFRYMLREGGSTSLWRGNGINVLKIGPESALKFMAYEQIKRAIKGNDVRELGLYERLMAGSLAGGISQSAIYPLEVLKTRFALRKTGEFAGLLDATKKIYSQGGLKSFYKGYIPNLIGILPYAGIDLAVYETLKNRYLRTHDKNEPPPFWILLLCGTASSTAGQVCSYPLALVRTRLQADISPDKSPNTMVGVFKDIIRKEGVRGLYRGLTPNFLKVAPAVSISYIVYENFRGLLGVNMT from the exons ATGGATATTGGAGAGGACATTGGCGTCCCCGAAGATTTCACGACTAGCGAAATGGTCTCTGGAATGTGGTGGCGACACTTGGTGTCCGGTGGTGTAGCGGGTGCCGTTTCACGTACGTGTACTGCGCCTTTGGATCGGATTAAAGTGTACTTGCAG GTACACGGAACTCGACACTGCAAAATAATGAGTTGCTTCAGGTACATGCTCCGTGAAGGGGGGTCGACTAGCCTGTGGAGAGGGAACGGTATAAATGTACTTAAAATCGGACCTGAAAGCGCGCTGAAGTTTATGGCatatgaacaaattaaaagagCAATTAAAGGAAATGACGTTCGGGAGCTGGGACTGTATGAACGATTAATGGCAGGATCTTTAGCCGGAGGAATCAGTCAGTCAGCCATATATCCGTTGGAG gTACTCAAAACTAGATTTGCACTTAGAAAAACTGGTGAATTTGCCGGTTTACTTGAtgcaacaaaaaaaatatatagtcaAGGAGgtctgaaatcattttataaaggTTATATCCCGAATTTAATAGGGATACTTCCATATGCTGGCATTGACTTGGCTGTATATGAA ACTTTAAAAAATAGGTATTTACGTACACACGACAAAAACGAACCGCCGCCGTTTTGGATATTATTACTATGCGGAACCGCTTCTAGCACAGCTGGTCAAGTGTGTTCATATCCGTTAGCTTTAGTTAGGACACGATTGCAAGCCGATATCTCTCCAGATAAATCTCCTAACACCATGGTTGGtgtttttaaagatattattagaaaagaaGGTGTCCGTGGATTATACAGAGGTTTAACACCAAATTTCTTGAAG GTGGCTCCAGCTGTATCAATTAGTTATATAGTCTACGAGAACTTCAGAGGGCTATTAGGTGTCAATATGACGTGA
- the Scamc gene encoding short Calcium-binding Mitochondrial Carrier isoform X4 → MDCLQIQGSYPLSYMDIGEDIGVPEDFTTSEMVSGMWWRHLVSGGVAGAVSRTCTAPLDRIKVYLQVHGTRHCKIMSCFRYMLREGGSTSLWRGNGINVLKIGPESALKFMAYEQIKRAIKGNDVRELGLYERLMAGSLAGGISQSAIYPLEVLKTRFALRKTGEFAGLLDATKKIYSQGGLKSFYKGYIPNLIGILPYAGIDLAVYETLKNRYLRTHDKNEPPPFWILLLCGTASSTAGQVCSYPLALVRTRLQADISPDKSPNTMVGVFKDIIRKEGVRGLYRGLTPNFLKVAPAVSISYIVYENFRGLLGVNMT, encoded by the exons ATGGACTGTCTTCAAATACAAGGCAGTTACCCTTTATCG TATATGGATATTGGAGAGGACATTGGCGTCCCCGAAGATTTCACGACTAGCGAAATGGTCTCTGGAATGTGGTGGCGACACTTGGTGTCCGGTGGTGTAGCGGGTGCCGTTTCACGTACGTGTACTGCGCCTTTGGATCGGATTAAAGTGTACTTGCAG GTACACGGAACTCGACACTGCAAAATAATGAGTTGCTTCAGGTACATGCTCCGTGAAGGGGGGTCGACTAGCCTGTGGAGAGGGAACGGTATAAATGTACTTAAAATCGGACCTGAAAGCGCGCTGAAGTTTATGGCatatgaacaaattaaaagagCAATTAAAGGAAATGACGTTCGGGAGCTGGGACTGTATGAACGATTAATGGCAGGATCTTTAGCCGGAGGAATCAGTCAGTCAGCCATATATCCGTTGGAG gTACTCAAAACTAGATTTGCACTTAGAAAAACTGGTGAATTTGCCGGTTTACTTGAtgcaacaaaaaaaatatatagtcaAGGAGgtctgaaatcattttataaaggTTATATCCCGAATTTAATAGGGATACTTCCATATGCTGGCATTGACTTGGCTGTATATGAA ACTTTAAAAAATAGGTATTTACGTACACACGACAAAAACGAACCGCCGCCGTTTTGGATATTATTACTATGCGGAACCGCTTCTAGCACAGCTGGTCAAGTGTGTTCATATCCGTTAGCTTTAGTTAGGACACGATTGCAAGCCGATATCTCTCCAGATAAATCTCCTAACACCATGGTTGGtgtttttaaagatattattagaaaagaaGGTGTCCGTGGATTATACAGAGGTTTAACACCAAATTTCTTGAAG GTGGCTCCAGCTGTATCAATTAGTTATATAGTCTACGAGAACTTCAGAGGGCTATTAGGTGTCAATATGACGTGA
- the Scamc gene encoding short Calcium-binding Mitochondrial Carrier isoform X2 produces MYTFKKPGFLKHESVPSTCQVCEEFLQGYHELLQRYMDIGEDIGVPEDFTTSEMVSGMWWRHLVSGGVAGAVSRTCTAPLDRIKVYLQVHGTRHCKIMSCFRYMLREGGSTSLWRGNGINVLKIGPESALKFMAYEQIKRAIKGNDVRELGLYERLMAGSLAGGISQSAIYPLEVLKTRFALRKTGEFAGLLDATKKIYSQGGLKSFYKGYIPNLIGILPYAGIDLAVYETLKNRYLRTHDKNEPPPFWILLLCGTASSTAGQVCSYPLALVRTRLQADISPDKSPNTMVGVFKDIIRKEGVRGLYRGLTPNFLKVAPAVSISYIVYENFRGLLGVNMT; encoded by the exons ATGTACACATTTAAAAAACCGGGCTTTTTGAAGCACGAGAGCGTTCCATCTACCTGTCAGGTTTGCGAGGAATTTCTTCAAGGCTATCATGAGCTTCTGCAACGG TATATGGATATTGGAGAGGACATTGGCGTCCCCGAAGATTTCACGACTAGCGAAATGGTCTCTGGAATGTGGTGGCGACACTTGGTGTCCGGTGGTGTAGCGGGTGCCGTTTCACGTACGTGTACTGCGCCTTTGGATCGGATTAAAGTGTACTTGCAG GTACACGGAACTCGACACTGCAAAATAATGAGTTGCTTCAGGTACATGCTCCGTGAAGGGGGGTCGACTAGCCTGTGGAGAGGGAACGGTATAAATGTACTTAAAATCGGACCTGAAAGCGCGCTGAAGTTTATGGCatatgaacaaattaaaagagCAATTAAAGGAAATGACGTTCGGGAGCTGGGACTGTATGAACGATTAATGGCAGGATCTTTAGCCGGAGGAATCAGTCAGTCAGCCATATATCCGTTGGAG gTACTCAAAACTAGATTTGCACTTAGAAAAACTGGTGAATTTGCCGGTTTACTTGAtgcaacaaaaaaaatatatagtcaAGGAGgtctgaaatcattttataaaggTTATATCCCGAATTTAATAGGGATACTTCCATATGCTGGCATTGACTTGGCTGTATATGAA ACTTTAAAAAATAGGTATTTACGTACACACGACAAAAACGAACCGCCGCCGTTTTGGATATTATTACTATGCGGAACCGCTTCTAGCACAGCTGGTCAAGTGTGTTCATATCCGTTAGCTTTAGTTAGGACACGATTGCAAGCCGATATCTCTCCAGATAAATCTCCTAACACCATGGTTGGtgtttttaaagatattattagaaaagaaGGTGTCCGTGGATTATACAGAGGTTTAACACCAAATTTCTTGAAG GTGGCTCCAGCTGTATCAATTAGTTATATAGTCTACGAGAACTTCAGAGGGCTATTAGGTGTCAATATGACGTGA
- the Scamc gene encoding short Calcium-binding Mitochondrial Carrier isoform X3, whose translation MMDTVDVDFNVILVLHEYMDIGEDIGVPEDFTTSEMVSGMWWRHLVSGGVAGAVSRTCTAPLDRIKVYLQVHGTRHCKIMSCFRYMLREGGSTSLWRGNGINVLKIGPESALKFMAYEQIKRAIKGNDVRELGLYERLMAGSLAGGISQSAIYPLEVLKTRFALRKTGEFAGLLDATKKIYSQGGLKSFYKGYIPNLIGILPYAGIDLAVYETLKNRYLRTHDKNEPPPFWILLLCGTASSTAGQVCSYPLALVRTRLQADISPDKSPNTMVGVFKDIIRKEGVRGLYRGLTPNFLKVAPAVSISYIVYENFRGLLGVNMT comes from the exons ATGATGGATACCGTGGACGTCGATTTCAACGTCATCCTCGTACTGCACGAA TATATGGATATTGGAGAGGACATTGGCGTCCCCGAAGATTTCACGACTAGCGAAATGGTCTCTGGAATGTGGTGGCGACACTTGGTGTCCGGTGGTGTAGCGGGTGCCGTTTCACGTACGTGTACTGCGCCTTTGGATCGGATTAAAGTGTACTTGCAG GTACACGGAACTCGACACTGCAAAATAATGAGTTGCTTCAGGTACATGCTCCGTGAAGGGGGGTCGACTAGCCTGTGGAGAGGGAACGGTATAAATGTACTTAAAATCGGACCTGAAAGCGCGCTGAAGTTTATGGCatatgaacaaattaaaagagCAATTAAAGGAAATGACGTTCGGGAGCTGGGACTGTATGAACGATTAATGGCAGGATCTTTAGCCGGAGGAATCAGTCAGTCAGCCATATATCCGTTGGAG gTACTCAAAACTAGATTTGCACTTAGAAAAACTGGTGAATTTGCCGGTTTACTTGAtgcaacaaaaaaaatatatagtcaAGGAGgtctgaaatcattttataaaggTTATATCCCGAATTTAATAGGGATACTTCCATATGCTGGCATTGACTTGGCTGTATATGAA ACTTTAAAAAATAGGTATTTACGTACACACGACAAAAACGAACCGCCGCCGTTTTGGATATTATTACTATGCGGAACCGCTTCTAGCACAGCTGGTCAAGTGTGTTCATATCCGTTAGCTTTAGTTAGGACACGATTGCAAGCCGATATCTCTCCAGATAAATCTCCTAACACCATGGTTGGtgtttttaaagatattattagaaaagaaGGTGTCCGTGGATTATACAGAGGTTTAACACCAAATTTCTTGAAG GTGGCTCCAGCTGTATCAATTAGTTATATAGTCTACGAGAACTTCAGAGGGCTATTAGGTGTCAATATGACGTGA
- the Scamc gene encoding short Calcium-binding Mitochondrial Carrier isoform X1, with translation MPGNRGSAVLGVMPPHYLHELPAEDEERLEKIFQKLDQDGNGKIDVKDLSKALREVGVDKYYAEEFLARSDSTKSGDISLAEFIHYVREHEKNLRLQFTHLDKNKDGKIDLEELIRSFEELGVKMDYDEAKKLLQRMDKDGSLTISFNEWRDFLLYAPSTDLLGLIEYWHHTNYMDIGEDIGVPEDFTTSEMVSGMWWRHLVSGGVAGAVSRTCTAPLDRIKVYLQVHGTRHCKIMSCFRYMLREGGSTSLWRGNGINVLKIGPESALKFMAYEQIKRAIKGNDVRELGLYERLMAGSLAGGISQSAIYPLEVLKTRFALRKTGEFAGLLDATKKIYSQGGLKSFYKGYIPNLIGILPYAGIDLAVYETLKNRYLRTHDKNEPPPFWILLLCGTASSTAGQVCSYPLALVRTRLQADISPDKSPNTMVGVFKDIIRKEGVRGLYRGLTPNFLKVAPAVSISYIVYENFRGLLGVNMT, from the exons ATGCCCGGTAATCGAGGAAGTGCTGTGCTCGGCGTAATGCCACCGCACTATCTACATGAATTGCCGGCGGAAGATGAGGAACGACTCGaaaagatatttcaaaaattagaTCAAGACGGGAATGGAAAGATCGACGTGAAAGATTTGTCGAAGGCTCTCCGCGAGGTCGGAGTCGACAAATACTATGCCGAG GAATTTTTAGCTCGTTCGGACAGCACAAAAAGTGGCGATATTAGTCTCGCGGAATTCATACATTATGTCCGCGAGCATGAAAAGAATTTGCGTCTACAATTCACTCATCTTGACAAAAATAAGGACG gaaaaattgatttggaGGAATTAATAAGATCGTTTGAAGAGCTAGGTGTAAAGATGGACTACGACGaagcgaagaaattattgcaacg AATGGACAAAGATGGAAGTCTTACTATTAGCTTCAACGAGTGGCGAGATTTTCTACTTTATGCACCAAGTACCGATCTCCTGGGTCTCATCGAATACTGGCATCATACGAAC TATATGGATATTGGAGAGGACATTGGCGTCCCCGAAGATTTCACGACTAGCGAAATGGTCTCTGGAATGTGGTGGCGACACTTGGTGTCCGGTGGTGTAGCGGGTGCCGTTTCACGTACGTGTACTGCGCCTTTGGATCGGATTAAAGTGTACTTGCAG GTACACGGAACTCGACACTGCAAAATAATGAGTTGCTTCAGGTACATGCTCCGTGAAGGGGGGTCGACTAGCCTGTGGAGAGGGAACGGTATAAATGTACTTAAAATCGGACCTGAAAGCGCGCTGAAGTTTATGGCatatgaacaaattaaaagagCAATTAAAGGAAATGACGTTCGGGAGCTGGGACTGTATGAACGATTAATGGCAGGATCTTTAGCCGGAGGAATCAGTCAGTCAGCCATATATCCGTTGGAG gTACTCAAAACTAGATTTGCACTTAGAAAAACTGGTGAATTTGCCGGTTTACTTGAtgcaacaaaaaaaatatatagtcaAGGAGgtctgaaatcattttataaaggTTATATCCCGAATTTAATAGGGATACTTCCATATGCTGGCATTGACTTGGCTGTATATGAA ACTTTAAAAAATAGGTATTTACGTACACACGACAAAAACGAACCGCCGCCGTTTTGGATATTATTACTATGCGGAACCGCTTCTAGCACAGCTGGTCAAGTGTGTTCATATCCGTTAGCTTTAGTTAGGACACGATTGCAAGCCGATATCTCTCCAGATAAATCTCCTAACACCATGGTTGGtgtttttaaagatattattagaaaagaaGGTGTCCGTGGATTATACAGAGGTTTAACACCAAATTTCTTGAAG GTGGCTCCAGCTGTATCAATTAGTTATATAGTCTACGAGAACTTCAGAGGGCTATTAGGTGTCAATATGACGTGA